The Corynebacterium callunae DSM 20147 genomic sequence TTGGTGGCATACCAAGGAGAATCTGGCAGGCCGGCAAAGTTAACCTTTGCCACCTTCTCATGGTTGTTCAGGAATTCTGCCACCTTGATGGCATTTTCATTGTGTCGTTCCACGCGCAGGGGCAGGGTGTCGATGCCCTGGATGGATACCCAAGCATTAAATGCGGAGAGGGTGGATCCGGCATCGCGCAGCAAACCAACACGAGCCTTCAGGCCAAATGCTGCAGCGCCGAGGTCGGCGTACTTCAGGCCGTGGTAAGCGGCATCTGGGGTGACAAAGTAGGGGAATACTGGCTTGCCATCGCGCTCGACAGTCCAGTCGAAGTTACCACCATCAACCAAAATTCCGCCCAGTCCGGAACCATTGCCGGTGTAGAACTTGGTCAAGGAAGCAACAACAATATCGGCGCCCAGCTCGATTGGGCGCACAATTGCTGCGGTAGCGATGGTGTTGTCAATGATTAATGGCACATTATTGCGGTGCGCAACCTCTGCGACGGCAGGGATGTCCAGGACGTCTGCCTGTGGGTTGGCGAAGGTCTCACCGAAGAAAGCCTTGGTATTAGGCTGCACGGCTGCCTGCCAAGATTCTGGATCATCTGGATTTTCTACAAAGCTAACGTCAATGCCCAAACGGTTCAGGGTGATCAGGAAGAGGGTCTCGGTGCCACCATAAAGTCGGGGGGAGGTAACGATGTGATTGCCAGCGCCTGCCAGGTTAAGGATGGCATTGGTGGTTGCAGCCTGTCCGGAGGAGAAAGCTACTGCGTGAACACCGCCCTCGAGAGAAGCGATGCGGTTTTCTAAGGCCTCAACGGTGGGGTTGGTAAGGCGGGAATAAACGGGACCAAGATCCTCAAGCGCAAAACGCTGCTTAGCGTGTTCTGCGGAATCAAAAACGAAGGCAGTGGACTGGTAAATCGGCAGGTTGCGGGCGCCAGTTTGGGTGTCAACAGGCTGTCCAGCGTGAATGGAGCGGGTTTCAAAGCTCCACTGATCTGCATTGGAATTATCGTATTTTGGCATGGTTTTAACGTCCTTTGATGTTTTGTGTTTTCCCAACCTCAGTGGATTGGGGCTCTGTGTTTCGACCATAGTGAACCGCTTGGTCTATTGCAATAGACCAAGCGGTTCAATTCACTTTTCGCTCCCAAATGGGGGTGTGATCCACTAACTAAAAAACCCATTTTAGTGGTGGGGGTCATGTTCAAGTGTTAGATTCCATCTGTAAAGAGCGTGAGAAAAAGCAAGGAAAAAACCCCTTTTTTTGCCAGCCTAAACCCACTGAATCCATAAAGGTACAGGTAGCGCGCCGTACAAGAACTAAACAGGAAGCGAAAGTCCTAACACTGTGAGTATTCAACAGCACGCACCTAAAACGGACAGCGATCTCATACACAGCACAGCCACCGACCTCCCCGTCGGTGTGAATAAAAATAAGAAGATGTCACCCACTGCCCGGGTGGCTTTATTAGTTTTTGGAATTTTGGCGGCAGTAGGTTGGGGCGCAATCGCCTTCGCGCGTGGCGAAACAATCAACTCGGTTTGGCTCGTACTCGCAGCTGTAGGTTCCTACATTATTGCTTTTAGTTTTTATGCCCGGCTTATCGAATATAAGGTGGTCAAGCCAAAGGCAGAACGCGCCACCCCGGCTGAATACGTCAATGATGGCAAAGACTTTGTTCCAACCGATCGTCGCGTGCTTTTTGGCCACCACTTTGCAGCAATCGCTGGTGCCGGTCCCTTGGTTGGACCAGTTATGGCTGCCCAGATGGGCTATTTGCCTGGCACCTTGTGGATCGTGCTCGGTGTGATTTTTGCCGGTGCGGTGCAGGATTACCTGGTGCTGTGGGTTTCCACCCGCCGTCGTGGGCGCTCCTTGGGCCAGATGGTGCGCGATGAAATGGGCACCGTTGGTGGTTTTGCAGGCATTATCGCAACCATCACCATCATGATCATTATTATCGCGGTGCTCGCGCTGATCGTTGTTAACGCTCTTGCGGATTCTCCTTGGGGTGTTTTCTCCATCTCCATGACCATCCCGATCGCCCTATTTATGGGTGTTTATCTGCGTTATTTGCGCCCCGGTCGAGTCACAGAAGTCTCCATCATTGGTGTCAGCCTACTGCTGCTGGCAATTGTGTCCGGCGGTTGGGTCGCGGAAAGTGAATTGGGCCAGCAGTGGTTCACCCTATCTAAGACCACTTTGGCATTTGCCCTGATTGCCTATGGCATTTTGGCTGCTATTTTGCCGGTGTGGTTGCTGCTTGCACCTCGCGACTATCTCTCCACCTTCATGAAGATCGGTGTGATTGGACTGCTGGCAATCGGTATTTTGATTGCACGTCCTGAGGTTCATATGCCGGCGGTCACCAGCTTTGCCACTGAAGGTAATGGCCCGGTGTTCTCCGGAAATCTCTTCCCCTTCCTGTTTATTACCATCGCCTGTGGTGCGCTCTCAGGATTCCACGCGCTGATTTCTTCTGGTACCACTCCAAAGCTGGTGGAAAAAGAAACTCAGATGAAGATGCTGGGATATGGCGGCATGCTCATGGAGTCCTTCGTGGCGATCATGGCGTTGATCACTGCCGTGATTTTGGATCGTCACCTGTACTTCGTCATGAATGCCCCACTTGCGTTAACCGGTGGTGCACCTGACACCGCAGCACAGTGGATTAATAATGCTGGAATTCCCGGCGCAGATGTCACCCCAGAACAGTTGGCAGCTGCAGCTGAGGGCGTTGGCGAATCGTCAATTATTTCCCGTACCGGTGGTGCACCAACCCTGGCCTTTGGTATGTCGGAAATTTTGTCCGGTCTGATCGGTGGCGCCTCCATGAAGGCGTTTTGGTATCACTTTGCCATCATGTTTGAGGCACTGTTTATTCTCACCACCGTTGATGCTGGTACCCGTGTTGCACGCTTTATGATGACTGATACCTTGGGCAACGTTCCGGGTCTGCGTCGTTTTAAGGATCCTTCATGGACTGTTGGCAACTGGATTTCCACCGTATTTGTATGTGCGCTGTGGGGTGCCATTTTGCTGATGGGTGTTACCGATCCACTAGGTGGCATCAACGTCTTGTTCCCACTTTTTGGTATCGCTAATCAGCTGCTTGCTGCAATTGCATTGTCCTTGGTGCTGGTTGTGGTGGTGAAGAAGGGTCTTTATAAGTGGGCCTGGATTCCAGCAATTCCGTTGGCATGGGATCTTATTGTCACGATGACTGCTTCTTGGCAGAAGATCTTCCATTCCAACCCATCCATCGGTTACTGGGCGCAGCACACCAAGTTCAAGGAGGCTAAGGCCAGTGGTCTCACGGAGTTTGGGGCGGCTAAATCCCCAGAGGCAATCGATGCGGTCATTCGTAATACCGCAATCCAAGGTGTACTTTCCGTCCTCTTTGCGGTGCTGGTTTTGATCGTCGTCGGCGCTGCGATCGTGGTGTGCATTAAGGCAGTTCGGGCTCGTGCAGCCGGCCATCCTTTGGAAACTACTGAAGAGCCCGATGTGGATTCTCAGCTCTTTGCTCCAGCGGGCTTTGTGGCAACTCCTCGTGAGAAGGAAGTTCAGCAGCAATGGGATGAGCGATTCCCACATGGCGCCCCCTTTAACTCCACGCACTAAAAGGAATTAGAGACAATGTTGCAGCTAGAAACCTGGACCAAAATTCCCAAAGCGGTGTGGTGGTACCTAACTGAGCTTATGGGCGATACCGCTTATGCTAAGTACACCGCGCATCTTAAGGCTCATCACCCGGATGCACCGATCCCCAGCGAGCGGGAATATTGGCGGGCACGATATGCCGAGCAAGACGCTAATCCAGGAGCTCGCTGCTGTTAAAACGTCGAAAAGCGTGCTTTTCGACGCGCCCCCTGCCCGCAACACCTACCCGGTGTGGCGGGCATTTTTGCGTGAATTACTCCACGCCCGCAACCCCAGCGCCACGGCCGCTAACGCGCCCGCACCGCCCAAAATGAGGTATTGCAGAGGAATCGGGCGAGCCTCATCAATGGCATCAACGCAGGCCTGAAAATCAGCCTTGAGTGCTTCTTGAGTATCGTTATATTGCGCGGTTTGGGCACTAAATTTCTCCACCCGAATCTCAGCAATGCGAGTGGTAGCTGCGTCCTCCAATTGGCTTAGCACCTTGGCGGCGGGATCCTCGGAAATGCCGTCAATAACGCCTCGGGCTTCGTCATAGGTATAGGTGGTTTTGAAATCCTCAGTTGCCACAGCAAGCGTGGGATCGGTGGAATCCTCCGGAATCAACATGGCCAAACCTTCACCCGAATTTAAGGCATCGAGGCGAGTTTGGATTTCCGTAGCGGTGGGAGCAGCCGGATCCTTGGCTACAAAACTTGCGATGGCTGCGCTAATTCCCGGATCTTGCGCCTCAAGCTCCGCGATGCGGGTAGCGCGCACATCAGCTTCCAAATCCTCCCAAAACTGCACCACAGGGGAAGAATCAGTATTGGAAGCTACACAGGTTTCATTTTCTACATCAGCGTTTAGAGTTGCCGCCGAGGCCAGGGGGCTGTGCAGTACGGTGGCGAAAATAAGCGCTGGAAGAATCTTTCGAAAATGCATAAAGCCCATTATGTCAGCCTTGGGCAGAGAAAAACGCCCTGCTTCCTTAAAGGAAACAGGGCGTTAGCCTAGAAGATTACTTCTTCAGAGCGTCAACGATCTCGTTGAACTCTGCAACTGGACGCATAACAGCGGTGGTCTTAGCCTCATCCGGAGCGTAATAGCCGCCCAGATCAGCAGGAGCACCCTGGTTAGCGAGGAAAGCAGCGTCGATCTCTGCAACCTTGGCATTCAAAGCCTCAGCAACAGGAGCGAAGGTTGCAGCCAATTCTGCATCCTCGGTCTGAGCTGCAAGATCATCAGCCCAGAACTTGGTCAGCCAGAAGTGGGAGCCACGGTTGTCGATCTCGCCAACCTTGCGGGATGGGGACTTCTCTTCGTTGAGCAGCTTCTCAGTTGCACGGTCAAGAGCGTCAGCCAAAACGCCAGCCTTGGTGTTGCCATGGTTGTTGAGCTCGTGGCGGAAGGACTCAGCCAATGCGAGGAACTCGCCGAGGGAATCCCAACGCAGGTGGTTTTCGGTCTGAACCTGCTGGACGTGCTTTGGAGCAGATCCACCGGCACCGGTCTCGAAGAGTCCGCCGCCAGCCATCAAAGGAACAACAGAGAGCATCTTTGCGGAGGTGCCCAGTTCCAAGATTGGGAAGAGGTCGGTGTTGTAGTCACGCAGGACGTTACCGGTAACAGAGATGGTGTCCTCGCCACGACGGATGCGATCGATGGAGAGCTGAGTTGCCTCAACAGGGGAGAGGATACGGATATCCAGACCCTCGGTGTCGTGATCCTTGAGGTACTTCTCAACCAAGGTGATCAGGTTACGGTCGTGCGCACGCTCTGGGTCAAGCCAGAACACTGCAGGCATACCGGAGAGGCGGGAACGGGTAACAGCAAGCTTTACCCAGTCCTGGATTGGAGCATCCTTGACCTGGCAAGCGCGCCAGATGTCGCCCTCTTCAACCTCGTGCTCGAGGATGACATCACCATTGGAGGCGATGATCTGAACCTTGCCGTCGGCAGCGATGCGGAAGGTCTTGTCGTGGGAGCCGTACTCCTCAGCCTTCTGAGCCATCAGGCCAACGTTAGGAACGGTGCCCATGGTGGTTGGGTCGAAGGCGCCATTCTTACGGCAGTCATCGATGACAACCTGGTAAATGCCAGCGTAGGAGGAGTCAGGGATAACAGCGAGGGTGTCCTGCTCCTGGTCATCCTTGTTCCACATGTGGCCGGAGGTACGGATCATGGCAGGCATGGAAGCGTCGACAATAACGTCGGAAGGAACGTGCAGGTTGGTGATGCCCTTTGCGGAGTTCACCATTGCCAGTGCTGGGCCTTCAGCAAGTGCCTTATCAAAAGCAGCCTTGATCTCAGCACCGTTGTCCAGGGAATCCAGACCGGAGTAAATAGCAGCCAGGCCGTTTTCGCCGTCCAGGCCAGCAGCCAAGAGCTGCTCACCGAACTGGTCATAAACATCCTTGAAGAATGCGCGTACAACGTGGCCGAAGATGATTGGGTCGGAGACCTTCATCATGGTTGCCTTGAGGTGGGTGGAGAAGAGGATGCCCTCTTCCTTTGCACGAGCAACCTGCTCGAGCAAGAAAGCGTCAAGTGCCTTTGCAGACAGGACAGTTGCGTCCAGAACTTCGCCCTGCTGCAACTTCAGGCCGTCCTTCAGAACGGTCTCGGTGCCATCAGCTGCGATGTGCTTGATGGTAACGGAGTCAGCTGCTTCGAGGATGACAGACTTCTCATTGTGGCGGAAGTCGTTGGCATCCATGGTGGCAACGTTGGTCTTGGAATCTGCAGACCAAGCGCCCATGCGGTGAGGGAACTTCTTAACAAAGTTCTTTACAGCGATTGGAGCACGGCGATCGGAGTTACCCTCACGCAGAACTGGGTTAACAGCGGAACCCTTGACGGTGTTGTAACGAGCGAGGATGTCTTTTTCTTCCTCGGTCTCGGCTGCATCGGGAAGGTCCGGAATGTCATAACCCTGCTCCTGCAGTTCCTTGATAGCAGCCTTAAGCTGTGGCACGGATGCGGAGATGTTTGGAAGCTTGATGATGTTAGCTTCAGGGGTCTTTGCAAGCTCGCCGAGTTCTGCGAGAGCGTCAGAAACCTTCTGCTCCTCGGTGAGGCGTTCCGGGAACTGGGCGAGGATACGGCCTGCGAGGGAAATATCGCGGGTCTCAACCTCAATACCCGCGGTGGCGGCAAATGCTTCTACGACTGGCTTGAATGAGTAAGTCGCAAGCAATGGTGCTTCGTCGGTGCGGGTCCAGATGATCTTAGCCATGAGTCTCCTTGGTTGATGGGCTCTTTTGTTCAATTAACCAGAATACAGCGTTAAGTGTCTTATGGGTGTTTTGTGGTGGGGTTTTAACCACGCATAGCCACGCCACGCTTCCAATAACCCATAAAGGCAACTCGGGAGCGGTCTAGTCCTTTGTCTTTAATTAGGGATCGGCGAATGGTAGTCACCACACCGCTTTCACCTGCAATCCAATAATATTCCCCGCGTGCAGTGCTGTCAGATGACACGGGTTCCCCCGTAGCGGAAAAAGCGGGGGTTTCCCACACCAAGGTATCGCCATCTGCGGGGGTAGCAGTGAGATGTTTTGCGGTGATTCCTAAACTCTCAAAGAGCAGCTCACCGTGGTTTCGGCCCTGGCGGGGCAGCCATTTCACCTGGATGCCAGCAGGTGCGGCAATGGGCAAAATATCGGCCTTTTCTGGGACTTCAATCAGCGCAGTACCAGTGAGGGAAGAATCACTATTAGCTGCCAGATCTTCCAAAATGCGGGCAATGGCTGGGGCTGCGGTTTCATCACCCGCCAACACAATGCACTGTGCATTCCCATGATCAAATTCAATGCCACCCATGGATTCTGCATCAAGGCGTGGGGCGATGATGAGCAATTTATCACCTACCTGGGCATTAGCAGCCCAGGTTGCTGCCGGGCCAGTAAATCCGGGGGCAGTATGTAATACAAAATCTACCGTCAAAGTGGTTGCATGGGCACCCATATTTAAGGAACGAATGGAATAGGTGCGCATGACACCGCGGGAATCTTCCGGGAGCGCCGACCAATTGGCATACCAGTCGCCGTTGGCAGGCAATGGTGGGAGGTCTTTACCCGGATTGGGGAAAATAAGCTTAATGCGCTGGTCAAAGACAGGTTTGTGGCTGCCTACAGTACGCATTTCAGGGCCGGAAAACACTATTCGAATAAAATTAGGGCTC encodes the following:
- a CDS encoding YbdD/YjiX family protein, translating into MLQLETWTKIPKAVWWYLTELMGDTAYAKYTAHLKAHHPDAPIPSEREYWRARYAEQDANPGARCC
- a CDS encoding O-acetylhomoserine/O-acetylserine sulfhydrylase, which encodes MPKYDNSNADQWSFETRSIHAGQPVDTQTGARNLPIYQSTAFVFDSAEHAKQRFALEDLGPVYSRLTNPTVEALENRIASLEGGVHAVAFSSGQAATTNAILNLAGAGNHIVTSPRLYGGTETLFLITLNRLGIDVSFVENPDDPESWQAAVQPNTKAFFGETFANPQADVLDIPAVAEVAHRNNVPLIIDNTIATAAIVRPIELGADIVVASLTKFYTGNGSGLGGILVDGGNFDWTVERDGKPVFPYFVTPDAAYHGLKYADLGAAAFGLKARVGLLRDAGSTLSAFNAWVSIQGIDTLPLRVERHNENAIKVAEFLNNHEKVAKVNFAGLPDSPWYATKEKLGLKYTGSVLTFEINGGRETAWAFIDALKLHSNLANIGDVRSLVVHPATTTHSQSDVAGLERAGITESTIRLSVGIENVNDIIADLEAGFAAI
- a CDS encoding NADP-dependent isocitrate dehydrogenase, which produces MAKIIWTRTDEAPLLATYSFKPVVEAFAATAGIEVETRDISLAGRILAQFPERLTEEQKVSDALAELGELAKTPEANIIKLPNISASVPQLKAAIKELQEQGYDIPDLPDAAETEEEKDILARYNTVKGSAVNPVLREGNSDRRAPIAVKNFVKKFPHRMGAWSADSKTNVATMDANDFRHNEKSVILEAADSVTIKHIAADGTETVLKDGLKLQQGEVLDATVLSAKALDAFLLEQVARAKEEGILFSTHLKATMMKVSDPIIFGHVVRAFFKDVYDQFGEQLLAAGLDGENGLAAIYSGLDSLDNGAEIKAAFDKALAEGPALAMVNSAKGITNLHVPSDVIVDASMPAMIRTSGHMWNKDDQEQDTLAVIPDSSYAGIYQVVIDDCRKNGAFDPTTMGTVPNVGLMAQKAEEYGSHDKTFRIAADGKVQIIASNGDVILEHEVEEGDIWRACQVKDAPIQDWVKLAVTRSRLSGMPAVFWLDPERAHDRNLITLVEKYLKDHDTEGLDIRILSPVEATQLSIDRIRRGEDTISVTGNVLRDYNTDLFPILELGTSAKMLSVVPLMAGGGLFETGAGGSAPKHVQQVQTENHLRWDSLGEFLALAESFRHELNNHGNTKAGVLADALDRATEKLLNEEKSPSRKVGEIDNRGSHFWLTKFWADDLAAQTEDAELAATFAPVAEALNAKVAEIDAAFLANQGAPADLGGYYAPDEAKTTAVMRPVAEFNEIVDALKK
- a CDS encoding carbon starvation CstA family protein; this encodes MSPTARVALLVFGILAAVGWGAIAFARGETINSVWLVLAAVGSYIIAFSFYARLIEYKVVKPKAERATPAEYVNDGKDFVPTDRRVLFGHHFAAIAGAGPLVGPVMAAQMGYLPGTLWIVLGVIFAGAVQDYLVLWVSTRRRGRSLGQMVRDEMGTVGGFAGIIATITIMIIIIAVLALIVVNALADSPWGVFSISMTIPIALFMGVYLRYLRPGRVTEVSIIGVSLLLLAIVSGGWVAESELGQQWFTLSKTTLAFALIAYGILAAILPVWLLLAPRDYLSTFMKIGVIGLLAIGILIARPEVHMPAVTSFATEGNGPVFSGNLFPFLFITIACGALSGFHALISSGTTPKLVEKETQMKMLGYGGMLMESFVAIMALITAVILDRHLYFVMNAPLALTGGAPDTAAQWINNAGIPGADVTPEQLAAAAEGVGESSIISRTGGAPTLAFGMSEILSGLIGGASMKAFWYHFAIMFEALFILTTVDAGTRVARFMMTDTLGNVPGLRRFKDPSWTVGNWISTVFVCALWGAILLMGVTDPLGGINVLFPLFGIANQLLAAIALSLVLVVVVKKGLYKWAWIPAIPLAWDLIVTMTASWQKIFHSNPSIGYWAQHTKFKEAKASGLTEFGAAKSPEAIDAVIRNTAIQGVLSVLFAVLVLIVVGAAIVVCIKAVRARAAGHPLETTEEPDVDSQLFAPAGFVATPREKEVQQQWDERFPHGAPFNSTH
- a CDS encoding siderophore-interacting protein, with amino-acid sequence MAFLPVTACVESIEQLSPNFIRIVFSGPEMRTVGSHKPVFDQRIKLIFPNPGKDLPPLPANGDWYANWSALPEDSRGVMRTYSIRSLNMGAHATTLTVDFVLHTAPGFTGPAATWAANAQVGDKLLIIAPRLDAESMGGIEFDHGNAQCIVLAGDETAAPAIARILEDLAANSDSSLTGTALIEVPEKADILPIAAPAGIQVKWLPRQGRNHGELLFESLGITAKHLTATPADGDTLVWETPAFSATGEPVSSDSTARGEYYWIAGESGVVTTIRRSLIKDKGLDRSRVAFMGYWKRGVAMRG